One window of the Longimicrobiaceae bacterium genome contains the following:
- a CDS encoding succinate dehydrogenase iron-sulfur subunit, producing MAQTAANTNRPAAAPPGTRRVTLRLFRFNPETDREPTTREYTVNVEPTDRVLDALNQVKWYEDGTLSYRRSCAHGVCGSDAMRINGVNRLACKVLMKDMGDTVTVEPLMGFRVIKDMVVDMEPFFAQYRSVLPFMINDSRPPVRERLQSIEDRERFDDTTKCILCAACTTSCPSFWASEEFVGPAAIVNAHRFIFDSRDNGGSERLEILNTREGVWRCRTIFNCTDACPREIRITKAIGEVKKAILYKQTT from the coding sequence ATGGCGCAGACGGCTGCCAACACGAACAGGCCCGCGGCGGCTCCTCCGGGAACCCGCAGGGTGACGCTCCGGCTCTTCCGCTTCAACCCGGAGACGGACCGGGAGCCCACCACGCGCGAGTACACCGTGAACGTCGAGCCCACAGACCGGGTGCTCGACGCGCTGAACCAGGTGAAGTGGTACGAGGACGGGACGCTCTCCTACCGCCGCTCGTGCGCCCACGGGGTGTGCGGCTCGGACGCCATGCGGATCAACGGGGTGAACCGCCTGGCGTGCAAGGTGCTGATGAAGGACATGGGCGACACGGTGACGGTGGAGCCGCTGATGGGCTTCCGGGTCATCAAGGACATGGTGGTGGACATGGAGCCCTTCTTCGCGCAGTACCGCTCCGTGCTCCCCTTCATGATCAACGACTCGCGCCCGCCGGTGCGGGAGCGCCTCCAGTCCATCGAGGACCGGGAGCGCTTCGACGACACCACCAAGTGCATCCTCTGCGCGGCGTGCACCACCTCGTGCCCGTCGTTCTGGGCGAGCGAGGAGTTCGTCGGGCCGGCGGCGATCGTCAATGCCCACCGCTTCATCTTCGACTCGCGCGACAACGGGGGGAGCGAGCGGCTGGAGATCCTGAACACCCGCGAGGGCGTGTGGCGCTGCCGCACCATCTTCAACTGCACGGACGCGTGCCCCCGCGAGATCCGGATCACCAAGGCCATCGGCGAGGTGAAGAAGGCGATCCTGTACAAGCAGACGACCTAG
- the sdhA gene encoding succinate dehydrogenase flavoprotein subunit translates to MIHTHTYDALVVGGGGAGLMSAIYLSRQPGLRTAVISKLYPTRSHTGAAQGGIGAALANLEEDSPEWHAFDTVKGSDYLGDQDAIEVMCNEAVDVIVELEHMGLPFSRTEDGRIAQRPFGGHTHHFGQGPVRRSCYAADRTGHMILQTLYQNCIKNGVDFFDEFQVVDVLIEDGRCCGVVAWHIDTGDLHVFRAKAVNFTTGGHGRIWSITSNAYANTGDGVAVALRRGVPLQDMEFYQFHPTGIYKLGILITEGVRGEGGVLRNDHGERFMERYAPTMKDLASRDVVARAINREIREGRGINGKKYVYLDATHLGSEVIEKKLPDIADFCRTYLGVDPVKDPMPIQPTAHYAMGGIPTDVNCRVLGDADNTVIPGFYAAGECACVSVHGANRLGTNSLLDLVVFGKRSGLDMARYCREAELPPLPPNPTARVEETFARLLATEKGEPAARLREEMQDTMQDNVGIFREGAGMEEALRKVRGLKERYANVVVMDKGRRFNTDLLEAWEAGNLLDLAEVTALSALNRTESRGAHMREDYETRDDANWLKHTLVTLGDGGELDISYKPVTITRFQPKERVY, encoded by the coding sequence ATGATCCATACCCATACGTACGACGCCCTGGTCGTCGGCGGCGGGGGGGCCGGGCTCATGTCCGCGATCTACCTCTCCCGCCAGCCCGGCCTCCGCACGGCGGTGATCTCCAAGCTGTACCCCACCCGCTCGCACACCGGAGCCGCGCAGGGCGGGATCGGCGCGGCGCTGGCGAACCTGGAGGAGGACAGCCCGGAGTGGCACGCGTTCGACACCGTGAAGGGGTCGGACTACCTGGGCGACCAGGACGCCATCGAGGTCATGTGCAACGAGGCCGTCGACGTGATCGTGGAGCTGGAGCACATGGGGCTCCCCTTCTCGCGCACGGAGGACGGCAGGATCGCCCAGCGCCCCTTTGGCGGGCACACCCACCACTTCGGGCAGGGCCCGGTGCGCCGCTCGTGCTACGCGGCGGACCGCACGGGGCACATGATCCTCCAGACCCTGTACCAGAACTGCATCAAGAACGGGGTCGACTTCTTCGACGAGTTCCAGGTGGTGGACGTCCTCATCGAGGACGGCCGCTGCTGCGGGGTGGTGGCCTGGCACATCGACACGGGCGACCTGCACGTGTTCCGCGCCAAGGCGGTGAACTTCACCACCGGCGGGCACGGGCGCATCTGGTCCATCACCTCCAACGCCTACGCCAACACGGGCGACGGGGTGGCGGTGGCGCTCCGGCGCGGGGTGCCGCTGCAGGACATGGAGTTCTACCAGTTCCACCCCACCGGGATCTACAAGCTGGGGATCCTGATCACGGAGGGGGTGCGCGGCGAGGGCGGGGTGCTCCGCAACGACCACGGCGAGCGCTTCATGGAGCGCTACGCCCCCACCATGAAGGACCTGGCCTCGCGCGACGTGGTGGCCCGCGCCATCAACCGGGAGATCCGGGAGGGGCGGGGGATCAACGGGAAGAAGTACGTCTACCTGGACGCCACGCACCTGGGCTCCGAGGTGATCGAGAAGAAGCTCCCGGACATCGCGGACTTCTGCCGCACCTACCTGGGCGTGGACCCGGTGAAGGACCCCATGCCCATCCAGCCCACGGCGCACTACGCCATGGGCGGGATCCCCACCGACGTGAACTGCCGCGTGTTGGGCGACGCCGACAACACCGTGATCCCGGGCTTCTACGCGGCCGGCGAGTGCGCCTGCGTCTCGGTGCACGGCGCCAACCGGCTGGGGACCAACTCGCTCCTGGACCTGGTGGTGTTCGGCAAGCGGTCGGGGCTGGACATGGCGCGCTACTGCCGGGAGGCGGAGCTGCCGCCGCTCCCGCCCAACCCGACGGCGCGGGTGGAGGAGACCTTCGCACGCCTGCTGGCGACGGAGAAGGGCGAGCCCGCGGCCCGGCTCCGCGAGGAGATGCAGGACACGATGCAGGACAACGTCGGCATCTTCCGCGAGGGCGCCGGGATGGAGGAGGCGCTCCGGAAGGTGCGCGGGCTGAAGGAGCGCTACGCCAACGTGGTGGTGATGGACAAGGGGCGCCGCTTCAACACGGACCTGCTGGAGGCCTGGGAGGCGGGGAACCTCCTGGACCTGGCGGAGGTGACGGCGCTGAGCGCGCTGAACCGCACGGAGAGCCGCGGCGCCCACATGCGCGAGGACTACGAGACGCGCGACGACGCCAACTGGCTGAAGCACACGCTGGTGACGCTGGGTGACGGCGGCGAGCTGGACATCTCCTACAAGCCGGTCACGATCACCAGGTTCCAGCCGAAGGAGAGGGTGTACTGA
- the sdhC gene encoding succinate dehydrogenase, cytochrome b556 subunit: MANARRTSLGNSLSYRGREGMWTWILHRVTGLGILLFLIIHVVETATVIYFPDIYDNFLASYKTGLFRFAELIIFFSVLFHAVNGLRIIVQDFWPYVMERQRQLVWASAVVVVLAMLPVTWMMLAPLFGLAEEPGVQRHRERCAQFPDAPACIETAGHADGEVVL; this comes from the coding sequence ATGGCCAACGCGCGACGCACCTCCCTCGGCAACTCGCTCAGCTACCGCGGGCGCGAGGGGATGTGGACGTGGATCCTGCACCGGGTGACGGGGCTGGGCATCCTGCTCTTCCTCATCATCCACGTGGTGGAGACCGCCACCGTCATCTATTTCCCGGACATCTACGACAACTTCCTGGCGAGCTACAAGACCGGGCTCTTCCGCTTCGCGGAGCTCATCATCTTCTTCTCGGTCCTCTTCCACGCCGTGAACGGGCTGCGGATCATCGTGCAGGACTTCTGGCCGTACGTGATGGAGCGGCAGCGGCAGCTCGTGTGGGCGTCCGCGGTGGTGGTGGTGCTCGCGATGCTCCCCGTGACCTGGATGATGCTCGCGCCGCTCTTCGGGCTGGCGGAGGAGCCCGGCGTGCAGCGGCACCGGGAGCGGTGCGCGCAGTTCCCCGACGCCCCGGCCTGCATCGAGACGGCCGGCCACGCCGACGGGGAGGTGGTCCTGTGA
- the mdh gene encoding malate dehydrogenase: MDKITVVGAGNVGATAAQRVAEKELARQVVLIDIAEGIPQGKGLDQWESAPIEGFDARVIGTNGYEESAGSGIYIVTAGIARKPGMSRDDLLTTNAGIVRQVSENIARVSPDAIIIMVSNPLDVMCYVAMQASGFPRERVIGMAGVLDTARYRSFIAMELDVSVEDIQAMVLGGHGDTMVPLISYTTVSGIPVTQLMDRATLDAIVDRTRNGGAEIVKYLKTGSAYYAPSAGAVQMAEAIVKDKKRILPCAAWLQGEYGMSDLFLGVPCKLGRNGLERVIEVELTAEERAELEKSADAVREPMKLV, translated from the coding sequence ATGGACAAGATTACGGTAGTCGGCGCCGGGAATGTGGGCGCCACCGCGGCGCAGCGCGTCGCCGAGAAGGAGCTCGCGCGCCAGGTCGTCCTGATCGACATCGCCGAGGGGATCCCGCAGGGGAAGGGGCTCGACCAGTGGGAGTCCGCGCCCATCGAGGGCTTCGACGCGCGCGTGATCGGGACCAACGGATACGAGGAGTCTGCCGGGTCGGGGATCTACATCGTCACGGCCGGGATCGCCCGCAAGCCGGGGATGAGCCGCGACGACCTGCTGACCACCAACGCCGGGATCGTCCGCCAGGTCTCCGAGAACATCGCCCGGGTCTCCCCGGACGCCATCATCATCATGGTCAGCAACCCGCTGGACGTGATGTGCTACGTGGCGATGCAGGCCTCCGGCTTCCCGCGCGAGCGGGTGATCGGGATGGCGGGGGTGCTGGACACGGCGCGCTACCGCTCGTTCATCGCCATGGAGCTGGACGTGTCCGTCGAGGACATCCAGGCGATGGTGCTGGGCGGGCACGGCGACACCATGGTGCCGCTGATCTCCTACACCACCGTCTCCGGGATCCCCGTCACCCAGCTCATGGACCGGGCGACGCTGGACGCCATCGTGGACCGCACCCGCAACGGCGGCGCGGAGATCGTGAAGTACCTCAAGACCGGCTCCGCCTACTACGCCCCCTCGGCGGGCGCGGTGCAGATGGCCGAGGCGATCGTCAAGGACAAGAAGCGGATCCTCCCCTGCGCCGCGTGGCTGCAGGGCGAGTACGGGATGAGCGACCTGTTCCTGGGCGTCCCCTGCAAGCTGGGGCGGAACGGCCTGGAGCGGGTGATCGAGGTGGAGCTGACCGCGGAGGAGCGTGCCGAGCTGGAGAAGTCGGCCGACGCGGTCCGCGAGCCGATGAAGCTGGTCTGA
- a CDS encoding tRNA (cytidine(34)-2'-O)-methyltransferase, whose amino-acid sequence MTDAADPSGMPADPVHVALFEPEIPGNAGAVARTCGAAGAPLHLIGRLGFSFTHPKAKRALMDYWQHVEYHVHAAWADFAAQVEGRRVWSFTTRAERTLWDARFAPGDVLLFGPESRGLPDALIADPAHAVRIPMRPETRSLNLSTSVGIALYEALRQLSPPELR is encoded by the coding sequence ATGACGGACGCGGCGGACCCGTCGGGAATGCCCGCCGATCCCGTCCACGTCGCCCTCTTCGAGCCGGAGATCCCGGGGAACGCCGGCGCCGTGGCGCGCACCTGCGGCGCGGCGGGCGCCCCGCTGCACCTGATCGGCCGGTTGGGCTTCTCCTTCACGCACCCCAAGGCGAAGCGGGCGCTGATGGACTACTGGCAGCACGTGGAGTACCACGTGCACGCCGCCTGGGCGGACTTCGCCGCGCAGGTGGAGGGGCGCCGTGTCTGGAGCTTCACCACCAGGGCGGAGCGCACGCTCTGGGACGCCCGCTTCGCCCCCGGCGACGTGCTCCTCTTCGGGCCGGAGTCGCGGGGGCTCCCGGACGCCCTCATCGCCGACCCCGCCCACGCCGTCCGCATCCCCATGCGGCCGGAGACGCGCTCGCTCAACCTCTCCACCTCCGTCGGGATCGCGCTGTACGAAGCGCTCCGCCAGCTCTCCCCTCCCGAGCTCCGCTGA